A region from the Salvia splendens isolate huo1 chromosome 15, SspV2, whole genome shotgun sequence genome encodes:
- the LOC121766538 gene encoding uncharacterized protein LOC121766538 produces MALLVSSVVGLALRPLLFAKLSCQVGARGLCIVVLTWLEVLRYALCLHFVILWRLAIWGMAVLSLPVRAFRALYRERMLEMQLHRLRNEMEDVLFDSKELEEQLHEAIEERSTMEMLVIELEKEHDEAILKIKLLEGEVQNLKDEAQRLKEIQGKILSSYVGQDGRHLTITHNIGKSPYRLDYDREVIEDVSKDEMRMFARIISKEYGVLAQERKVALSRSLFSVLLSLVVGLIVWKAKAPCTPLVIALFVVVTMSLRSVLQLCARVEHRPASESLALLSINWFILGTLADPMFPVVARFLAPVAEFSTTSS; encoded by the exons ATGGCTCTGTTGGTGTCTTCAGTAGTGGGATTGGCACTAAGGCCTCTCTTATTTGCAAAACTGTCTTGCCAAGTCGGGGCGCGAGGCCTCTGCATTGTTGTGTTGACGTGGTTGGAGGTGTTGAGATATGCTCTCTGCCTGCATTTTGTTATCCTCTGGAGGCTTGCAATCTGGGGTATGGCGGTTCTGTCGCTCCCTGTACGAGCATTCCGTGCGTTGTATAGGGAGAGAATG CTAGAGATGCAACTCCATCGGCTGAGAAATGAAATGGAAGATGTTCTTTTCGATTCTAAGGAGCTAGAAGAGCAACTCCACGAGGCCATAGAAGAACGTTCAACAATGGAGATGTTGGTTATAGAACTCGAGAAAGAGCACGACGAAGCCATCCTTAAGATTAAGCTACTAGAAGGGGAG GTCCAGAATCTGAAGGACGAAGCACAACGATTGAAGGAGATTCAAGGGAAAATTCTCTCAAGCTACGTGGGTCAAGACGGCCGCCATCTCACTATCACTCATAACATCGGTAAATCACCTTATAGACTTGATTATGACAGAGAAGTGATTGAAGATGTTTCCAAGGATGAGATGAGGATGTTTGCGAGGATAATCTCAAAGGAGTACGGTGTTCTAGCACAAGAGAGGAAGGTGGCGCTATCTAGAAGCCTATTTAGCGTATTGCTATCCCTCGTGGTTGGTTTAATCGTCTGGAAAGCCAAAGCTCCGTGCACGCCTCTAGTAATTGCTCTTTTTGTAGTTGTCACCATGTCGTTGCGTAGTGTTCTCCAGTTATGTGCACGGGTCGAGCATAGACCAGCATCCGAGTCCCTCGCCCTCTTGAGCATCAACTGGTTTATACTTGGAACTTTAGCTGATCCCATGTTTCCAGTGGTGGCTCGTTTCTTGGCTCCGGTGGCTGAGTTTTCTACAACGAGCTCTTGA